ATGCTGAATGAGGAGCTGAAGGAACGCCGCGCCGCGGCCTGATCCTTCGCAACAGGAAAAAGGTCCCGCCGCGCGGTTCGCTCGCGGCGGGATTTTTATGCCCGGATTCCGCACCCCCAAATCCCGCGCTGCGTGACGCCCCCATTTTACCCGGCGGCCCGGTTCGTCATACCGGCGTAATAATGCCATGATTTCAGCGCTTGCTTTGACGGCTCGAAACCGTAGCTTGGCATCTCATGGCAAAGGATCAGGCATTGGCGACCATCGCCGTATACAGCCTCAAAGGGGGCGTGGGCAAAACCACCTTCGCGATCAACCTCGCCTGGGCGTCAGCCAGCATCTCGAAGCGTCGCACCCTGCTCTGGGATCTCGATCCGCAGGCGGCGGCGAGTTGGCTGATCTCCACCGACATGGAAAGCCGCGACGCCGCGCAGGCGATCTTCAGCAAGGATGTCGAGGTCCGAAAGCTGATCCAGCCCTCGTCGGTGGAGGGGCTGGACCTGATCGCCGCCGACACCTCGCTGCGCAGTCTCGACCATCTTTTCCGCGAAATGGACAAGAAGAAGCGGCTCGCCAAGCTGATCGAAAGCCTGGGGCGCGATTATGACCGCATCATCCTCGACTGCCCGCCCGGCCTCACCGAAACCAGCGAACAGGTGCTGCGGGCGGCGGACATGATCGTCATTCCGGTCATCCCCTCGCCGCTCGCCCAGCGCGCCATGGCGGAGGTTGCCCGCTATCTGGTGCAGCGCGGCGGCAGCCACCCGCCGATCATGCCGGTCTATTCCATGGTCGACCGCCGCCGCGCGCTGCACCGGGCCGCGCTGGATGGGCAGCCCGACTGGCCCGCCATCCCCATGGCCAGCGCCGTCGAGCAAATGGCCGTCCGCCGCAAGCCGCTGGGCAGCTTCGCGGCGGCCTCACCCCCGGCGCAGGCCTTTTCGGGTCTCTGGACTTCCATCGAGCGGCAGGTGCAGGCGCAAGGTTAGGCCCGCGCGCGCACCTGATCCGCGGGAAACAATGCCGCGGCGTCCGCTGCGGGCATGGGCCGCCCGAAATAATAGCCCTGCACCTTGCGGCATCCCAGTTCGCACACCATGGCCAGTTCCGCCTCGGTTTCCACCCCTTCCGCGGTGGTCGCCATGCCCAGGCTCTCCGCCAGCGTCACCACGGCGCGAATGATCGCAAGACTCTCCGGCTTTTTGTTCGCCGCACCCACCACGAAACTGCGGTCGATCTTGATCGTGTCGAACCGCGTGCGGCTGAGATAGCCGAGCGAGGAATAGCCCGTCCCGAAATCGTCGAGCGACAATTGAACGCCCAGCGCGCGCAACTGGTCGAGGACCTTCAGCGCCCCGGTATCGGCGTTGACGAACACGCTTTCGGTCACTTCCAGTTCCAGCCGCTGGGCTTCCAGCCCACTTTGCGCCAGCGCGGACACCACCGCGCTGACGAAGCTGGGATGCGTCAGTTGCTCCGCCGACACATTGACCGCGATCCGCACCGGAGCGGGCCAGCGCGCCGCCTCCATGCAGGCGGTGCGCAACACCCATTCCCCGATCGGCCCGATCAACCGCGCCTCTTCGGCCACAGGCACGAATTTGGCGGGCGAGATCGGCCCCATGTCCGGATGCGTCCAGCGCGCCAGTGCCTCGAACCCCGTGATGCGGCCCTGCTGGGCCTCCACCACCGGCTGGTACAGCACATGAAGCTGGTTATTCTCCAGTGCGTCGCGCAGCGCCAGTTCCAGTTGCCGCCGTTCCTCCGCCTGGGCGTGGAGTTGCGGCTCATAGGCGCA
This region of Sphingobium sp. EM0848 genomic DNA includes:
- a CDS encoding ParA family protein gives rise to the protein MAKDQALATIAVYSLKGGVGKTTFAINLAWASASISKRRTLLWDLDPQAAASWLISTDMESRDAAQAIFSKDVEVRKLIQPSSVEGLDLIAADTSLRSLDHLFREMDKKKRLAKLIESLGRDYDRIILDCPPGLTETSEQVLRAADMIVIPVIPSPLAQRAMAEVARYLVQRGGSHPPIMPVYSMVDRRRALHRAALDGQPDWPAIPMASAVEQMAVRRKPLGSFAAASPPAQAFSGLWTSIERQVQAQG